CCAGATGCCTTCGCCTTTGGTGTTCCCTATGATATCAACGCATTTCACTGCTACACCATAAGTTCCACTGGTCTCTCACACTCTCTAGAAATACCGTTTCAAATGCAGTTTTCGAGTTGAGCTCGAAGATTTGACATCTGACTAATATTTCCGCCTACCCGCGCTTTACGCCCAATAAATCCGGATAACGCTTGAGGTCTCTGTATTACCGCTACTGCTGGCACAGAGTTAGTAACCTCTTATTCCTTAGGTACCGTCATTACATTCTTCCCTAAGAAAAGCGGTTTACAACCCAAGGGCCTTCATCCCGCACGCGGCGTCGCTCGTTCACCCTTTCGGGCATTGACAAATATTCTCGACTGCAGCCTCCCGTAGGAGTTTGGGCAGTGTCTCAGTCCCAATGTTGGGGGCCACGCTCTCACGCCCCCTACCCGTCATAGCCTTGGTGAGCCATTACCTCACCAACAAGCTGATAGGACACAGGCCACTCCAAAAGCGATAAATCTTTACTCCGTAGAGCACATCGTGTATTATTCCGGATTTCTCCGGATTATTCACGACTTTTGGGAATGTTCCTATGCATTACTAACCCGTTTGCCGAGGGTCTAAACCCTCACGACTTGCATGCCTTATCCACGCCGCCAGCGTTCATCCTGAGCCAGGATCAAACTCTCAAAATAAATGAGGAGAATAATTTCCGAAGAAATCATTCACTTCAATATATAAAAGAAAAATAAATTCTTTTGTTGAATAGACTCTTTAAGCTAAATCTTTCGATTTAACAGGACTAATCGCAAAAAATTGCGATTTATTGTTTCACGCCCTGCCCGGTAAGGCAGATGCGTGATAATTGCTGATAGTTGTATTAAATTTTCAAGCTACTTGCTTTCCATTCTTGTGAACAAAAAACACATCTTCGCATACAAAAATTACATGCAAAGATGTACCTTTTCTCACCCCAACTTATATTAAGTTTTGAGCTGGTTTATTCTGGTAAATGCTTTATTTTTAAGGATAACTAATTGCTAGTGAATTGTAGCAAATATAAAAATCCTGTCAACCCCCTATTTTTTAACTATAAAATCCTTCGAAACCGGCATATATTTTTTCAAAACTTCCGGGATTTTAATGCTTCCATCTGCTTGCTGATAATTTTCAATAATAGAAATAAATGTTCTGGGAGATGCCAGCGCAGTATTATTTAACATATAGACATATTTTTTCTCTCCATTTTTATCAATATATTTTACATTCAAACGCCTGGCTTGCCAGTCCAAAAAATTGCTAGCCGACCCGGTTTCGCCATAGGCATTTCGGCTTGGAATCCAAGCTTCAATGTCGAACATTTTATATTTTCCCGCACTCATATCACCGGTACAAATTTGAAGTTGACGATAGGGAAGTCCTAATTCTTCATGCATCTCTTTGGCAATTCCAACCATTTCCTGCTGAAGTTTGTCCGACTCGACAATATCGGCTTTGCACAAAATTACCTGTTCGACTTTTATAAATTCGTGGACGCGATAAAGCCCTTTAGTGTCTTTCCCGTAGCTTCCTACTTCGCTTCGATAGCAGGGACTATATCCGCAAAGCCTCATCGGCAAATCTTCTTCCTTTAAAACTTCTCCGGAATAATACGCCAGAAGCGACGGTTCGGCTGTTCCGACCAAAAATTTCTTTTCTTTACTGGCTTTTCCATCCGCTTCCTTGTCAGTTGTTGCTACCTGATAAATTTCATCTTCTTCTTGATCATATTCCAAACCTTTAAAATATCCGCTTCCAAAAAGCGAAAACTCTTTCACCAGCGTTGGAACAATCATTGGAGCAAAACCCTTGGAAACCATCTTGGAAATCGCATACATCATCATTCCCATCATCAAGGATACGCCTTCATTTTTAACATAATATCCGCGATATCCGGCTACCTTTGTTCCTCTTTCGAAATCCAGAATATCCAAATCTTTTCCCAGTTGAATATGGTCTTTAATTTCAAAATCGAATTTCGATATTTTTCCCCATTGGTAAAATTCCACATTTTCTTTTTCATCTTTGCCAATCGGAACATCCGATGCCGGAATGTTTGGAACTTTCACCATAAGCTCTTCGAATTCTTTTTTCAAAACTTCATATTCCGGCTGGGCTTTGGCCAATTTTTCTTTTACTGCCTTGCCTTGTTCAATTAAATCTTTTCTTTCTTCCGAAGTGGCTTTTTGAACCAAATCGTTAAGTTTATTTTTTTCTGCTTGAAGCTCTTCGACATACTGGAGCGCCAAGACTCTTTTTTTGTCCACTTCCAAAAGCGCATCCAAATCCAAATTAATGCCTTTATTTTTAGTAGCTTTTTTCAGTTCTTTTTGATTTTCCCTGATAAACTTAATGTCTAACATATGGATATATAATATATCAATTTTAGAAAAAATAAAAGAGGGGACGAATCCCCTCGCGGTTCTACTTTGTAGCGTGAATAACTTTGTCGATTTCTTTTTCTCGCATTCTCCTTATAATCTTTAGTACTTTTGCAATATCTTTTTTCCATCCTTTTTCTTGGTTACTTGCAGAGATGGCTTCCTCTTGCAAAGAATCGAGTGTTCTTTTGACACACTGGAGGGACGTTTCTATTTTTCCGCTATTTTTTTTCATTTTTCCAACCTCCTTTTCTTTCGGAAATTTTTCCGCAATCTGGACACCTTCCCTTTCTGTTGTGAAAAGGGTTTTTGCATAAATTCTCCAATTCCAAAAGTCTTTCCGCCATCCCTATTCCTACTTGAAATATTCTTTTTATTCTTCTTTCAATCTTTTCTCTTTCTTTTCTTATCATCTCCTGATTCATATCCACCGCACACCCCCTTGTTTGATAAGAACTGTATTAAAATTATTTCTTGAGTTCATTTTCAATTTCCGCGTTTT
The sequence above is a segment of the Parcubacteria group bacterium genome. Coding sequences within it:
- the serS gene encoding serine--tRNA ligase — encoded protein: MLDIKFIRENQKELKKATKNKGINLDLDALLEVDKKRVLALQYVEELQAEKNKLNDLVQKATSEERKDLIEQGKAVKEKLAKAQPEYEVLKKEFEELMVKVPNIPASDVPIGKDEKENVEFYQWGKISKFDFEIKDHIQLGKDLDILDFERGTKVAGYRGYYVKNEGVSLMMGMMMYAISKMVSKGFAPMIVPTLVKEFSLFGSGYFKGLEYDQEEDEIYQVATTDKEADGKASKEKKFLVGTAEPSLLAYYSGEVLKEEDLPMRLCGYSPCYRSEVGSYGKDTKGLYRVHEFIKVEQVILCKADIVESDKLQQEMVGIAKEMHEELGLPYRQLQICTGDMSAGKYKMFDIEAWIPSRNAYGETGSASNFLDWQARRLNVKYIDKNGEKKYVYMLNNTALASPRTFISIIENYQQADGSIKIPEVLKKYMPVSKDFIVKK